One Williamsia phyllosphaerae DNA segment encodes these proteins:
- the dnaB gene encoding replicative DNA helicase, translating to MAVVDERGHSPRDEPPPAEEFGRQPPQDLAAEQSVLGGMLLSKDAIADVLEVLRPGDFYRPAHQAVYDAVLELYGKGEPADAVTVSAELDRSGELRRVGGAPYLHTLIATVPTAANAGYYAEIVAEKATLRRLVEAGTRIVQYGYAGADGQDVAEVVDRAQAEVYEVTERRTAEDYIPLEELLQPTMDEIDSIASRGGISLGVPTGFADLDSVTNGLHPGQMIIVAARPGVGKALALDTPLPTPHGWTTMGEVKVGDRLIDADGCPTRVVATTEVLTDRPCYEVEFSDGSVLVADEEHQWVTESDGVSTVQTTGALLDQVGTVAVRNAQPLDLPRRRFGYGPYTVAALAGMAFDDHEIGMRIDAEGPVDVMALMSDLGGRVPYEYLRGSVAQRRALLAGLLDARGIVDDDGWITVPAATQHMSTVIGDLVAGLGYSFRRAATGWLRVDADDDVFTVHRKAVRHKELRRQSGLRCIVSIRPVDSVPVRCVQVDNPRQMYLAGESMVPTHNSTLAMDFVRSCSITHHMTSAFFSLEMGRTDIVMRLLSAEAKIKLADMRSGRMTDDDWTRLARRMGEISEAPLFIDDSPNLTMMEIRAKARRLKQRNDLKLVVIDYMQLMSSGKKVESRQQEVSEFSRSIKLLAKELEVPVVAISQLNRGPEQRTDKRPMVSDLRESGSLEQDADMVILLHRPDAFERDDPRAGEADIILGKHRNGPTATITVAHQLHLSRFVDMAKG from the coding sequence GTGGCAGTAGTGGACGAGCGCGGCCATTCGCCGCGTGATGAGCCGCCTCCGGCTGAGGAGTTCGGCCGCCAGCCCCCTCAGGACCTCGCTGCCGAGCAGTCGGTGCTGGGCGGCATGCTGCTGTCCAAGGACGCCATCGCCGACGTGCTCGAGGTGCTCCGTCCCGGCGACTTCTACCGCCCGGCCCATCAGGCCGTGTACGACGCGGTGCTCGAGCTGTACGGCAAGGGGGAGCCCGCAGACGCCGTCACGGTGTCCGCGGAGCTCGACCGGTCCGGCGAACTGCGTCGCGTCGGTGGCGCGCCGTACCTCCACACGCTGATCGCGACGGTGCCGACCGCGGCCAACGCCGGCTACTACGCGGAGATCGTCGCCGAGAAGGCGACGCTGCGGCGTCTCGTCGAGGCAGGCACCCGGATCGTGCAGTACGGATACGCGGGCGCCGACGGCCAGGATGTCGCCGAGGTCGTCGATCGCGCGCAGGCCGAGGTGTACGAGGTCACCGAGCGCCGCACCGCCGAGGACTACATCCCGCTCGAAGAACTGCTGCAGCCGACCATGGACGAGATCGACTCCATCGCCTCGCGCGGCGGCATCTCGCTGGGTGTGCCAACGGGTTTCGCGGACCTCGACTCCGTCACCAACGGTCTGCACCCGGGGCAGATGATCATCGTCGCCGCCCGTCCCGGTGTGGGCAAGGCACTCGCGCTCGACACCCCGCTGCCCACCCCGCACGGTTGGACCACGATGGGCGAGGTGAAGGTCGGCGATCGTCTGATCGACGCCGACGGCTGCCCGACGCGCGTGGTCGCGACGACCGAGGTGCTCACCGATCGCCCCTGCTACGAGGTGGAGTTCTCCGACGGATCGGTGCTCGTCGCCGACGAGGAGCACCAGTGGGTCACCGAGTCCGACGGGGTGAGCACGGTGCAGACCACCGGCGCCCTCCTCGACCAGGTCGGTACCGTCGCCGTCCGCAACGCCCAACCCCTCGACCTCCCGCGCAGGCGTTTCGGGTATGGCCCGTACACCGTTGCGGCGCTGGCGGGCATGGCGTTCGACGATCACGAGATCGGCATGCGGATCGATGCCGAGGGCCCGGTCGACGTCATGGCGTTGATGTCGGATCTCGGTGGACGGGTGCCCTATGAGTACCTCCGCGGATCCGTCGCCCAGCGGCGTGCGTTGTTGGCGGGTCTGCTCGACGCCCGCGGCATCGTCGACGACGACGGCTGGATCACCGTGCCCGCGGCGACCCAGCACATGAGCACCGTCATCGGCGACCTCGTGGCCGGTCTCGGCTACAGCTTCCGGCGTGCCGCCACCGGGTGGCTGCGTGTCGACGCGGACGACGATGTGTTCACGGTGCATCGGAAAGCTGTTCGCCACAAGGAACTTCGTCGTCAGAGCGGGCTCCGCTGCATCGTGTCGATACGTCCGGTGGACAGCGTCCCGGTCCGCTGCGTCCAGGTGGACAACCCGCGGCAGATGTACCTCGCCGGCGAATCGATGGTCCCGACGCACAACTCGACGCTCGCCATGGACTTCGTGCGCAGTTGCTCCATCACCCACCACATGACGAGCGCCTTCTTCTCCCTGGAGATGGGCAGGACCGACATCGTCATGCGTCTGCTCTCGGCCGAGGCCAAGATCAAGCTCGCCGACATGAGGTCGGGCCGGATGACCGACGACGACTGGACGCGCCTGGCACGCCGGATGGGCGAGATCTCCGAGGCGCCCCTGTTCATCGACGACTCACCCAACCTCACCATGATGGAGATCCGCGCCAAGGCCCGAAGGCTCAAGCAGCGCAACGATCTCAAGCTCGTGGTCATCGACTACATGCAGCTGATGAGCTCGGGCAAGAAGGTCGAGTCCCGCCAGCAGGAGGTCTCGGAGTTCTCCCGAAGCATCAAGCTGCTGGCCAAGGAGCTCGAGGTTCCCGTCGTCGCGATCAGTCAGCTCAACCGTGGTCCCGAACAGCGCACCGACAAGCGGCCGATGGTGTCCGACCTGCGTGAGTCGGGCTCGCTGGAGCAGGACGCGGACATGGTCATCCTGCTGCATCGCCCCGACGCGTTCGAGCGCGACGATCCCCGGGCCGGCGAGGCCGACATCATCCTGGGCAAGCACCGTAACGGCCCCACCGCGACGATCACCGTCGCACATCAGCTGCATCTGAGCCGCTTCGTCGACATGGCCAAGGGCTGA
- a CDS encoding ABC-F family ATP-binding cassette domain-containing protein — MTATLVAKNVAGGYAHRTLFEGLDVTVAPGDVIGVVGANGAGKSTLLRILGGDLAPLDGTISLAPADAFVGWLPQEHERVPGETVAAYTARRAGCTEATQAMDDAAAALADPDLVAAGDDPADVYAAALDRWLASGAADLEERLPAVLADLGLDTDAVRPDSTLMTALSGGQAARVGLAALMVSRFDIVLLDEPTNDLDLDGLARLEGFVQNLRGGVVLVSHDREFLARSVTRVLELDLAQNTTTVFGGGYDSYLEERETARRHRREEYEEFAEKKADLVGRARTQREWSSQGVRNAMKKSPDNDKIRRKAAAESSEKQAQKVRQMESRIARLDEVVEPRKEWSLEFTIGSAPRSSSVIATLDDAVVRQGNFVLGPLSLQIDAGERVGITGPNGAGKSTFLRLLLGRREPDEGRASLGANVAIGEIDQARADFAGTGKLVDRFEQRVPTWTTADVRTLLAKFGLRSDHVDRPVDGLSPGERTRAGLALLQAVGTNVLVLDEPTNHLDLAAIEQLEQALDSYDGTLLLVTHDRRMLENVRLDRSLHVENGRITEG, encoded by the coding sequence ATGACCGCAACGCTCGTCGCGAAGAATGTGGCCGGCGGCTACGCGCATCGCACCCTGTTCGAGGGACTCGACGTCACCGTCGCTCCCGGCGACGTGATCGGGGTGGTCGGCGCCAACGGTGCAGGTAAGAGCACCCTGCTGCGGATCCTGGGCGGAGACCTCGCGCCGCTTGACGGCACCATCAGCCTGGCTCCGGCCGACGCGTTCGTCGGCTGGTTGCCGCAGGAACACGAGCGGGTGCCCGGCGAGACGGTGGCTGCCTACACCGCCCGCCGCGCCGGATGTACCGAGGCGACACAGGCGATGGACGACGCCGCCGCGGCCCTGGCCGACCCGGATCTCGTTGCCGCAGGAGACGATCCGGCAGATGTCTACGCCGCAGCCCTCGACCGCTGGCTCGCATCCGGCGCCGCGGATCTCGAGGAACGCCTTCCGGCGGTACTCGCCGACCTCGGCCTCGACACCGACGCGGTTCGGCCCGACTCGACCCTGATGACCGCCCTGTCCGGTGGGCAGGCGGCCCGGGTGGGTCTCGCCGCTCTGATGGTCTCGCGTTTCGACATCGTCCTGCTCGACGAACCCACCAACGACCTCGACCTCGACGGCCTCGCCCGGCTCGAGGGCTTCGTGCAGAACCTCCGTGGCGGGGTCGTCCTGGTCAGTCACGACCGAGAGTTCCTGGCCCGCAGCGTGACCCGGGTGCTCGAACTCGACCTGGCTCAGAACACCACCACGGTGTTCGGTGGCGGATACGACAGCTACCTCGAAGAACGCGAGACCGCCCGGCGACATCGTCGCGAAGAGTACGAAGAGTTCGCCGAGAAGAAGGCCGACCTCGTGGGACGCGCCCGCACGCAGCGGGAATGGTCCAGCCAGGGCGTGCGCAACGCGATGAAGAAGTCGCCGGACAACGACAAGATCCGTCGAAAGGCCGCTGCGGAGTCGAGTGAGAAGCAGGCGCAGAAGGTCCGACAGATGGAGAGCCGGATCGCGCGTCTCGACGAGGTCGTCGAGCCACGCAAGGAATGGTCGCTCGAGTTCACGATCGGATCCGCGCCCCGCTCGTCCTCGGTGATCGCCACTCTCGACGACGCCGTCGTACGGCAGGGCAACTTCGTCCTCGGGCCGCTGTCGCTACAGATCGACGCGGGAGAGCGGGTCGGCATCACCGGACCCAACGGTGCCGGGAAGTCGACCTTCCTGCGCCTGCTCCTGGGTCGTCGCGAACCCGACGAGGGTCGCGCAAGTCTGGGCGCCAACGTCGCGATCGGCGAGATCGACCAGGCACGCGCGGACTTCGCCGGGACGGGCAAGCTGGTCGACCGATTCGAGCAGCGCGTACCGACCTGGACCACAGCGGATGTGCGAACACTGCTCGCCAAGTTCGGATTACGCTCCGACCACGTCGACCGCCCGGTTGACGGGCTGTCCCCGGGCGAGCGCACCCGCGCGGGCCTGGCCCTACTCCAGGCCGTCGGAACCAACGTGCTCGTCCTCGACGAGCCGACCAACCATCTCGATCTGGCCGCCATCGAGCAACTCGAACAGGCGCTGGACAGCTACGACGGCACCCTGCTGCTGGTGACGCACGACCGGCGAATGCTGGAGAACGTCCGGCTGGACCGATCACTGCACGTCGAGAACGGCCGCATCACCGAGGGGTGA
- a CDS encoding TetR/AcrR family transcriptional regulator: MARWQPGATQRLVVAAVDLFTEQGYDATTVAQIAERAGVTKSTFFRHFSDKRELLVAGQETLSRLLAEGIGEAPAGASPLEAVAAGLERASGEMGPANRELGPRLKAAVAASTELQERDALKSVGLAAAMTEALVARGVADPLAHLAAELGVLAFKRGYARWSENPVDDTGLAPHALAALAELRDATTSLG, from the coding sequence ATGGCTCGATGGCAACCCGGTGCGACCCAGCGACTCGTCGTCGCAGCGGTCGACCTGTTCACCGAGCAGGGCTACGACGCGACGACCGTCGCCCAGATCGCCGAACGTGCCGGTGTCACCAAGAGCACGTTCTTCCGGCACTTCTCGGACAAGCGCGAGTTGCTGGTCGCCGGACAGGAGACGCTGAGCCGACTGCTGGCCGAGGGGATCGGCGAGGCCCCGGCGGGGGCGAGTCCCCTGGAGGCCGTCGCGGCGGGCCTCGAGCGGGCGTCCGGTGAGATGGGTCCGGCCAACCGGGAGCTCGGGCCCCGGTTGAAGGCCGCGGTGGCGGCGAGCACCGAGCTGCAGGAACGTGACGCCCTCAAGAGCGTGGGTCTCGCGGCCGCGATGACCGAGGCCCTGGTGGCCCGCGGAGTCGCCGACCCTCTCGCACATCTCGCGGCGGAGCTGGGCGTTCTCGCCTTCAAACGCGGCTACGCCCGCTGGTCGGAGAACCCCGTCGACGACACCGGTCTTGCCCCACACGCACTGGCGGCACTTGCCGAGTTACGAGACGCGACAACATCTCTCGGCTGA
- a CDS encoding SDR family oxidoreductase produces the protein MHVFVTGGTGTIGSPVVDELIGNGHTVVALARSESSAQALDRAGATTVRGELADLDLLRKTAASADGVVSLAFGRDYSSADALTAGIAEEGAALAALGEALIGSDRPLVTVSGTPWVPGRASTETDPLPTEGPVGGRAVSVNALLALASRGVRASAVRMPRTVHNDGQGGFAGLLTQAARRTGVAGYPGDGTQRWPAVHALDAAVLFRLVLETAPAGTAWHAVADEGDAVRDMAAIIGRRLGLPVESVPDDTFGPFGPIFAMDQPSSAAHTRHALGWEPTHPALLADLENIRL, from the coding sequence ATGCACGTATTCGTCACCGGAGGTACCGGCACCATCGGGTCGCCCGTGGTCGATGAACTCATCGGCAACGGCCACACGGTCGTGGCGCTGGCCCGATCCGAGAGTTCCGCGCAGGCCCTCGACCGGGCGGGAGCGACGACGGTCCGCGGCGAACTCGCCGACCTCGACCTCTTGCGAAAGACGGCCGCGTCGGCCGACGGTGTCGTCAGTCTGGCGTTCGGGCGGGACTACAGCAGCGCGGACGCACTGACCGCGGGAATCGCCGAGGAGGGGGCCGCGCTCGCCGCGCTGGGGGAGGCGTTGATCGGCTCCGACCGCCCGCTGGTCACCGTGTCGGGGACGCCGTGGGTGCCGGGTCGTGCGTCCACCGAAACCGATCCGCTCCCCACCGAGGGGCCGGTCGGGGGCCGCGCGGTGTCGGTCAATGCGTTGCTGGCGTTGGCGTCTCGCGGTGTGCGTGCGTCGGCTGTCCGGATGCCGCGCACGGTTCACAACGACGGCCAGGGTGGATTCGCCGGGCTGCTCACCCAGGCGGCCCGGCGCACCGGGGTGGCCGGCTATCCGGGCGACGGGACCCAGCGCTGGCCGGCGGTGCACGCCCTCGATGCGGCCGTCCTGTTCCGGCTGGTGCTCGAGACGGCGCCCGCGGGGACGGCGTGGCACGCGGTCGCCGACGAGGGGGATGCGGTGCGCGACATGGCCGCGATCATCGGTCGACGTCTCGGACTCCCCGTCGAGTCGGTGCCCGACGACACGTTCGGCCCCTTCGGTCCGATCTTCGCGATGGACCAACCGTCGTCGGCCGCACACACGCGCCACGCCCTGGGATGGGAACCGACACACCCCGCGTTGCTCGCCGACCTCGAGAACATCCGGCTCTGA
- a CDS encoding aldo/keto reductase, which yields MTVPTFTLNNDVEIPALGFGVYQTPPDETRSAVAAALETGYRHIDTAAAYGNEREVGEAIHRADLDRDELFVETKIWITDFGYDATLHAFDKAAGKLGLERLDLLILHQALPGEFDLTLDAYRALEKLYADGKVRAIGVSNFMPAHIERLLAETEVVPAINQIEVHPYFRQSDLLTIDSEHGILNQAWSPIGGITFYRDGSQGSTLQDPVIGEIATAHSKSAAQVMLRWHLQQGRQSIPKSVTPSRIVENFDIFDFELTAEELDAIDGLDTGVRGGPEPEDITRESFGMEIPDA from the coding sequence ATGACCGTTCCCACCTTCACCCTGAACAACGACGTCGAGATCCCCGCACTCGGATTCGGCGTCTACCAGACACCGCCGGACGAGACCCGCTCGGCGGTGGCGGCCGCTCTCGAGACCGGCTACCGCCACATCGACACCGCCGCGGCGTATGGCAACGAGCGCGAGGTCGGCGAGGCCATCCATCGAGCCGACCTCGATCGCGACGAGTTGTTCGTCGAGACGAAGATCTGGATCACCGACTTCGGGTACGACGCCACGCTGCACGCCTTCGACAAGGCCGCGGGCAAGCTCGGACTCGAGCGTCTCGACCTGTTGATCCTGCACCAGGCGCTGCCCGGAGAGTTCGATCTGACCCTGGACGCCTACCGCGCGTTGGAGAAGCTCTACGCCGACGGCAAGGTCCGCGCCATCGGTGTCTCCAACTTCATGCCGGCGCACATCGAACGCCTGCTCGCCGAGACCGAGGTGGTCCCCGCGATCAACCAGATCGAGGTGCACCCGTACTTCCGGCAGTCCGACCTGCTGACCATCGACAGCGAACACGGCATCCTCAACCAGGCGTGGTCTCCCATCGGTGGCATCACCTTCTACCGGGACGGATCGCAGGGGTCGACCCTGCAGGACCCGGTCATCGGCGAGATCGCCACCGCGCATTCGAAGTCCGCCGCCCAGGTCATGCTGCGGTGGCACCTGCAGCAGGGCCGTCAGTCGATCCCCAAGTCGGTCACACCGTCGCGGATCGTGGAGAACTTCGACATCTTCGACTTCGAACTCACCGCCGAGGAACTCGACGCGATCGACGGACTCGACACCGGTGTCCGCGGCGGACCGGAGCCGGAGGACATCACGCGGGAGAGCTTCGGCATGGAGATCCCCGACGCCTGA
- a CDS encoding glycoside hydrolase family 15 protein translates to MTDVEHRSGADPFAGGAGDGTGEPQPVTDRDERGYADIRSYAALGDGRTVALVARDGRIDWLPLPDLDSVPPFAALLDADEGGYLALEPTVPYRITRRYLPLTAVLETTFHTADGVARITDSLNTGLAGRLPWCELARRIDGVSGTVEFRGTVAPGTLLRTASPWISDTVHGTVLRLDGVTMAVRTLHDDGVDVTPRRIVAHYRATPGSRHLLGLVSTNREPLHLPNPEDLDRGITLTIGNWEQWAESIHYDGPWQQTVVRSAIALKQLIYAPTGAVAAAATTSLPESLTTAKNWDYRFAWIRDAAFSLTALFQLGIREETHGAISWMLRVLRSQGHEISVLQALDGHLPDSEVTEFDVEGWRGHGPVVGGNRASGQLQLGVYGDLFNIVQLYVDNGNVLDDATGRLMTSIADQAADQWRRADAGIWELEDVRHYTTSKLGCWQALTKAVHLGEIGQIPGPIERWQFEADAIAGWIDDNCWSDELDAYEFYPGSGELDASILLHAISGFDRGDRMRRTIDALIRDLGDGPHLYRFTGAADEEASFVACSFWMVAALVHTDQRDRARALMDELVGCLNDVGLVSEMIDPADGSFLGNVPQALSHLAIINAALTIHSDNPSSVGGEAPTRRPDRNR, encoded by the coding sequence GTGACCGATGTCGAACACCGTTCCGGCGCCGACCCGTTCGCGGGCGGCGCCGGTGACGGCACCGGTGAACCGCAACCCGTCACCGATCGGGACGAGCGCGGATACGCCGACATCCGTTCGTACGCGGCCCTCGGCGACGGGCGCACGGTCGCCCTCGTCGCGCGCGACGGACGCATCGACTGGCTGCCGCTGCCCGATCTCGACTCGGTGCCGCCGTTCGCGGCGTTGCTCGACGCCGACGAGGGTGGCTACCTCGCCCTGGAACCGACGGTGCCGTATCGGATCACGCGTCGCTACCTCCCGCTGACCGCTGTACTGGAGACGACGTTTCACACCGCGGACGGTGTCGCGCGGATCACCGACTCCCTCAACACCGGACTCGCCGGACGGCTGCCGTGGTGTGAACTCGCACGCCGTATCGACGGCGTGAGCGGAACGGTCGAGTTCCGCGGAACCGTTGCTCCCGGAACGCTTCTGCGTACGGCATCGCCATGGATCTCCGACACCGTGCACGGCACCGTGCTGCGCCTGGACGGTGTCACCATGGCAGTGCGGACCCTCCACGACGACGGTGTCGACGTCACCCCGCGCCGCATTGTGGCCCACTATCGCGCGACCCCCGGCTCACGGCACCTGCTCGGGCTGGTCAGCACCAACCGCGAGCCCCTGCACCTGCCGAACCCCGAGGACCTCGACAGGGGGATCACCCTCACCATCGGCAACTGGGAGCAGTGGGCGGAGTCGATTCACTACGACGGCCCATGGCAACAGACGGTCGTACGCAGCGCGATCGCGTTGAAGCAGCTCATCTACGCACCCACCGGTGCGGTCGCAGCAGCGGCCACGACCTCGCTGCCCGAATCCCTGACCACGGCCAAGAACTGGGACTACCGGTTCGCCTGGATCCGCGACGCCGCCTTCTCACTGACCGCCTTGTTCCAGCTCGGGATCCGCGAGGAGACGCACGGCGCCATCAGCTGGATGCTGCGCGTCCTGCGCTCGCAGGGACACGAGATCAGCGTTCTACAGGCGCTCGACGGGCACCTCCCCGACAGCGAGGTCACCGAGTTCGATGTCGAGGGGTGGCGAGGTCACGGACCGGTCGTCGGCGGCAACCGCGCCAGCGGTCAGCTGCAACTCGGGGTGTACGGCGACCTGTTCAACATCGTCCAGCTCTACGTCGACAACGGGAACGTCCTGGACGACGCGACCGGCCGACTCATGACGAGCATCGCCGATCAGGCCGCCGACCAGTGGCGTCGTGCCGATGCCGGGATCTGGGAACTCGAGGACGTCCGGCATTACACGACCTCGAAACTCGGCTGCTGGCAGGCACTCACCAAGGCGGTGCATCTGGGCGAGATCGGCCAGATCCCCGGACCCATCGAACGCTGGCAGTTCGAGGCGGACGCCATCGCCGGATGGATCGACGACAACTGCTGGTCCGATGAGCTGGACGCCTACGAGTTCTACCCCGGCAGTGGCGAACTCGACGCGTCGATCCTGCTGCACGCGATCAGCGGGTTCGACCGCGGCGATCGCATGCGTCGCACCATCGACGCCCTCATCCGCGATCTCGGCGACGGCCCGCACCTGTATCGGTTCACCGGCGCAGCCGATGAGGAGGCGAGCTTCGTCGCCTGCTCGTTCTGGATGGTGGCGGCGCTCGTGCACACCGACCAGCGGGATCGGGCCCGCGCCCTCATGGACGAACTCGTCGGATGCCTCAACGACGTCGGTCTGGTTTCGGAGATGATCGATCCTGCCGACGGCAGCTTCCTGGGCAACGTTCCGCAGGCGCTCAGCCATCTCGCGATCATCAACGCCGCGTTGACCATCCACTCCGACAACCCCTCCAGCGTGGGAGGCGAGGCACCCACCCGGCGGCCCGATCGGAACCGGTAG
- a CDS encoding SDR family oxidoreductase, which yields MTDQYTFRDPSSMYDDFDPKRVSQPGAGLDSEMRDKADLGADTYRGSGRLEGRKALITGGDSGIGAATAIAYAREGADVAISYLPEEESDADAVATLITEAGRKAVKIPGDVTDAEYCRSAVETAVRELGGLDALVINAGKQQHVERIEDISDEEFDATVKTNVYAMFWTVKAAVPHMPPGSTIVGSSSIQAYQPSPHLIHYAMTKASINAFFKGLAQQVAERGIRVNVVAPGPVWTPLQTAGGQPTDALPTVGEQTPLGRWGQPAELATAYVYLASPESSYVIGETLHVNGGMPTP from the coding sequence ATGACCGATCAATACACATTCCGCGACCCCAGCTCGATGTACGACGACTTCGACCCCAAGAGGGTCAGCCAACCCGGAGCCGGACTGGATTCCGAGATGCGGGACAAAGCCGATCTCGGCGCGGACACCTACCGCGGTTCGGGCCGTCTCGAGGGACGCAAAGCCCTCATCACCGGCGGCGACTCCGGGATCGGCGCCGCCACGGCGATCGCGTACGCCCGCGAGGGCGCCGACGTCGCGATCTCGTACCTACCCGAAGAAGAGTCCGACGCCGATGCCGTCGCAACTCTGATCACCGAGGCCGGCCGCAAGGCCGTCAAGATCCCCGGCGATGTCACCGACGCGGAGTACTGCCGGTCCGCCGTCGAGACCGCGGTCCGTGAGCTCGGTGGCCTCGATGCACTGGTGATCAACGCGGGCAAGCAGCAGCACGTCGAACGGATCGAGGACATCTCCGACGAGGAGTTCGACGCCACCGTGAAGACCAACGTCTACGCGATGTTCTGGACGGTGAAAGCCGCGGTGCCGCACATGCCCCCGGGATCGACGATCGTCGGGTCGTCGTCGATCCAGGCGTACCAGCCCTCGCCGCATCTGATCCACTACGCGATGACCAAGGCCTCGATCAACGCCTTCTTCAAGGGGTTGGCACAGCAGGTCGCCGAGCGCGGGATCCGCGTCAATGTCGTTGCTCCCGGACCGGTCTGGACGCCCCTGCAGACTGCGGGCGGACAGCCGACGGATGCTCTGCCCACCGTCGGCGAGCAGACGCCACTGGGTCGATGGGGACAACCGGCCGAACTCGCGACGGCCTACGTCTACCTCGCCTCACCCGAGTCGAGCTATGTGATCGGTGAGACCCTGCACGTCAACGGTGGGATGCCCACTCCGTGA
- a CDS encoding lipase family protein, which yields MATEEYDISIHDEERSVPATGSFDAPHHDLTGRRPLLPRDDPFYETVDGLADLAPGTVLRSRDVGLAFLGVIPQRIAAVQLSYRTTDMNGDPMAAVTTVLSPSSRPPGEVYPIVSYQCAIDAIAGRCFPSYALRRGSKALGALPQLEFLLIAALLAEGWAVSIPDHEGPRGLWGLPREPGYCVLDGIRAAINHAPLNVAGSAPVGLWGYSGGGLASAWAAEMYAEYAPELDVVGAVLGSPVGDLGKTYERLNGSFFSGLPALVVGALTHVYPELQRVIETHATPAGKKSLARLQKMTTVEAVVRFMFTDMASMLDRPLEEILALPEVREVFDSIRLGRSTPAMPVLIVQAVNDRIMSVDDIDELARLYSEGGASVTYHRDRFSEHMLLHPMSAPMALRWLQDRFDGRPVRENRLRTTWPTLLNPATYQGMARLVAISAKVVGGRAIARAPLSVFDR from the coding sequence ATGGCCACCGAGGAATACGACATCTCGATTCACGACGAAGAGCGCAGCGTGCCCGCAACGGGGTCTTTCGACGCCCCCCATCACGATCTCACCGGCCGGCGCCCACTGCTCCCCCGCGACGACCCGTTCTACGAGACGGTCGACGGCCTCGCCGACCTCGCACCCGGAACGGTCCTGCGGTCCCGCGACGTCGGTCTGGCCTTCCTCGGGGTGATCCCTCAGCGGATCGCGGCGGTGCAGCTGTCGTATCGCACCACCGACATGAACGGTGATCCGATGGCCGCGGTCACGACCGTGTTGTCGCCGTCGAGCCGGCCCCCCGGCGAGGTCTACCCGATCGTCTCGTACCAGTGCGCCATCGATGCCATCGCGGGCCGGTGTTTCCCGTCGTACGCCCTGCGTCGCGGATCCAAGGCTCTCGGCGCTCTACCGCAGCTCGAATTCCTGCTGATCGCAGCCCTTCTGGCCGAGGGATGGGCGGTCTCGATCCCTGATCACGAAGGGCCGCGCGGATTGTGGGGCCTGCCCCGCGAGCCCGGCTACTGCGTGCTCGACGGGATCCGCGCCGCGATCAACCACGCCCCGCTGAACGTGGCCGGCTCCGCGCCGGTGGGTTTGTGGGGATACTCCGGCGGCGGCCTCGCCTCCGCGTGGGCCGCGGAGATGTACGCCGAGTACGCACCCGAACTCGACGTCGTCGGAGCCGTGTTGGGTTCTCCGGTCGGCGATCTCGGCAAGACGTACGAACGTCTCAACGGCAGCTTCTTCTCAGGTCTGCCCGCCCTGGTCGTCGGTGCGCTGACGCACGTCTACCCCGAGCTGCAGCGGGTCATCGAGACCCATGCCACCCCCGCGGGCAAGAAGTCGCTCGCCCGCCTGCAGAAGATGACCACCGTCGAGGCCGTGGTGCGGTTCATGTTCACCGACATGGCCTCCATGCTCGACCGCCCCCTCGAGGAGATCCTCGCGCTGCCCGAGGTGCGAGAGGTCTTCGACTCCATCCGACTCGGGCGATCGACACCCGCCATGCCGGTGTTGATCGTGCAGGCCGTCAACGATCGGATCATGTCGGTCGACGACATCGACGAGCTCGCGCGTCTCTACTCCGAGGGCGGCGCCAGCGTGACCTACCACCGGGACCGGTTCAGCGAACACATGCTGCTGCACCCGATGTCGGCACCGATGGCGTTGCGGTGGCTGCAGGATCGCTTCGATGGTCGCCCGGTGCGCGAGAACCGACTGCGCACCACGTGGCCCACGCTGTTGAACCCGGCGACCTACCAGGGCATGGCGCGTCTCGTCGCGATCTCGGCCAAGGTGGTCGGTGGGCGGGCCATCGCCCGCGCACCGCTGTCCGTGTTCGACAGGTGA